The following nucleotide sequence is from Syntrophomonadaceae bacterium.
TAAACCGCTGGGTAATGTCATCGGTAATTTTTTTAACGCCGGCATGGAGGGCGCGGCGCAGGTCTTTGGCCTCTGCATCCAGCGCTTCACCCTGGTAAAGCGAAACTCCCTTCAAATCGGGAAGGTAATGATAGACCAGCCGCCAAACCCGGTTCAAAAAACGGAAAGACCCTTCTACCCCCTGGTCACTCCACTCTAAATCCCGTTCCGGGGGAGCGGCGAACAGGATAAACAAGCGGGCTGTATCTGCGCCGAACTTAGCGATAATCTCCTCCGGACTCACGGTATTGCCTTTGGACTTGCTCATTTTTCCGCCGTCTTTTAAGACCATGCCCTGGGTCAAAAGGTTCTGGAATGGTTCCTCGCAATCAAGCATCCCCAAGTCGTGTAATACCTTGACAAAGAAGCGGGAGTACATTAAATGGAGAATAGCATGCTCTACTCCGCCGATATACTGGTCAACATTCATCCAGTAATTGGTCCCGGCCCGATCAAAGACTTCTGGCGCATCCGGGCTGCAATAGCGCAAAAAGTACCAGGAAGAATCCACAAAGGTATCCATGGTATCAGTTTCCCGCCTGGCTGGTTTCCCGCAGGCCGGACAGGCCGCATGCAGGAAATCGGGATTGGTGTTCAGCGGGGAATCCCCTGTCGGCTTAAATTCCACCTTCAGGGGAAGCTCTACCGGCAGGTCCTTTTCCGGGACCGGTACCATCCCGCAACCCTGGCAGTAAATAATGGGTATTGGTGCGCCCCAGTAGCGCTGGCGGGAAATCAGCCAATCCCGCAAGCGAAAATTGACCCTGCGCCGGCCAATCTGCTGCTGTTCCATATGGTCGGCAATCCGCTCTTTAGCCTCTTCGCTGGGAAGGCCGTTAAACTGGCCGGAATTAACCATAATCCCCTCTTCTTCATAAGCTTTTGTCATGGTTTCCGGATCTAGCTCCTGGCCGAAGGGCTGAACAACTATCCTCACCGGCAAACTGTTTTTACGGGCAAAGTCCAGGTCCCGCTGGTCATGGGCCGGCACTCCCATCACAGCCCCGGTGCCATAGTCCATTAATACGTAATTGGCTGTCCAAATCGGCACCTGTTCTCCATTCATCGGATTGATGGCAAAGGCCCCGGTGAAAACCCCTTCTTTCTCGGTTTCCGCCGAGGTGCGTTCCATTTCTTTCATCTGGCGAACCCGCTGTACAAACTCCCGTACCCTGGCCTCCTCTGGACTGTTGGAGGTTAATTTCTCGACCAGAGGATGCTCCGGTGCCA
It contains:
- the leuS gene encoding leucine--tRNA ligase, yielding MKERYDFRELEAKWQEEWEKNNLYKVAELGEKPKYYALEMFPYPSGNLHMGHVRNYSIGDVVARFKTMQGYNVLHPMGWDAFGLPAENAAIKHGNVHPSEWTWSNINNMRRQLKAMGISYDWDREIATCHPDYYKWTQWLFLLFYKNGLAYKRKAAVNWCSSCATVLANEQVIDGACERCDTVVEKKDLEQWFFKITAYADRLLDDLKKLPGWPEKVKIMQQNWIGRSTGVEFSFTVENTGSAIPVFTTRHDTVFGATYLVLAPEHPLVEKLTSNSPEEARVREFVQRVRQMKEMERTSAETEKEGVFTGAFAINPMNGEQVPIWTANYVLMDYGTGAVMGVPAHDQRDLDFARKNSLPVRIVVQPFGQELDPETMTKAYEEEGIMVNSGQFNGLPSEEAKERIADHMEQQQIGRRRVNFRLRDWLISRQRYWGAPIPIIYCQGCGMVPVPEKDLPVELPLKVEFKPTGDSPLNTNPDFLHAACPACGKPARRETDTMDTFVDSSWYFLRYCSPDAPEVFDRAGTNYWMNVDQYIGGVEHAILHLMYSRFFVKVLHDLGMLDCEEPFQNLLTQGMVLKDGGKMSKSKGNTVSPEEIIAKFGADTARLFILFAAPPERDLEWSDQGVEGSFRFLNRVWRLVYHYLPDLKGVSLYQGEALDAEAKDLRRALHAGVKKITDDITQRFNFNTGISAIMEMVNALYYYKDQVPKKQQCLPLVKEGLWFLSHVLAPFAPHITEEMWQALGGSGSIHLRPWPKYDPAALVQDQVTIVVQINGKVRDRVQVPANLSAREMEQAVLSMDRVTGLLAGKEVLKAIPVPDKLLNIVVK